From the Tenacibaculum dicentrarchi genome, the window ATTGAGCAAAATACAGAATTGAAATCGCAAAATTTACGCAAAATCTGAAAATAAAATTGACTGAATTATTATGTGAAATCTGAATTTATAACGTTTGTAGAATTGAAAAAATACAGAATTGAAAAAAAACAAACTACTTACAACAAAGTATATAAAAAATGCTTAATTTAGTCATAACACAAAAGTCAGTGCCGTTTTGCTACATCTGATTTTCCTGCGGAAAATCCTCGCACACAAAACAGCACTTTTCATATACAAACACGTTAGCAAACATTAAAATAAATCACGAATGAATAGAACTTTTTTTGAATATTTAGGAATTGCTGATATGGAAAAAATCCATTCTCAAATACTACAATGGATATTATCAAAAGACAATAAAAGTTTGACTTCAAATCAAAAAAATGAATTTATTTCTGACTTTCTGAATATTACCAACTTTGAAGTTTCTGAAATAATAACAGAATATGAAAAAATAGATATTTTAATAAAATCCCAAAATGGTGTAATCTGTATTGAGAATAAACTTAAATCTTCACAGCATTCAAATCAATTAAATAGATATAAAGAATCTATTCAACAAAAATATGGTAATATAAATACAGACTTTTTCTTTTTAACTTTAATAGATGAAAAATCAAATAATGACAATTGGAAAAACATTAGCTACAATCAATTATTGAATTCACTACAGAAACTTAAAATACAAAATAACACTGACGGACTAATTTTATTGGAGTATATCAAAACACTTGAGAATTTTTCAATTATTATAGCTGACTTTCTTGAAACACCTTCTGATTTCATTAATGTATTTGATGATGGACACAAAACCAAACATCAAAAAAAGGAAGAAATTAAAAACCCAAAACAGCGATTTATAAGTGACAACCAACTTGAAACTATTTTTCAAAAAATGTATTTTAAAAAAGTGGCTGACTTATTAAACTTAACAGATTATTACATCGTAGAAACTCACGGGAATGCCATTTTGGGAGTACCTATAGAAAAAGAGATTTTAATAGACGGTAAATATTTCAATTTTGGTTTCGACTATCAAAAAGGAACATTTAAAACAATGTGTATTTCGACAGATTATGAAAATTCAAAATCAACAGACATTCCTAGTCAAATCCCCGAATTATTTGAAAAAATAAAGCACAATCAAAAGTATGGATATAAGAGAGTAAACAAACCAAGAACTAAAGCTCAACATTCTCTTACAAAGAATAACAAAAACAATATTGGAATAGATATTAAACAATTTGCAGAAATTTTTAAAATCGAAATGAATTTATCAAAAGAATTAATACAGAACGAAATAATAAAAAACGTTTGCTAACAACGTGTATAAAACATAGCTAGCAAGTGCTAAACCCAAAGTTATCGCTTATTTACAAAGTCCGCCAAATATAAAATTTGCGTTTAAAAATAAAAAAATAAAAGCAAAATATTTATATTCGGCTAAGTATATAACCTGAAACTGTAATCTATTTTTACACGCTACGTTTCATACACAAACCGTTAGCAAACATTAAAATAAATCACGAATGAATAGAACTTTTTTTGAATATTTAGGAATTGCTGATATGGAAAAAATCCATTCTCAAATACTACAATGGATATTATCAAAAGACAATAAAAGTTTGACTTCAAATCAAAAAAATGAATTTATTTCTGACTTTCTGAATATTACCAACTTTGAAGTTTCTGAAATAATAACAGAATATGAAAAAATAGATATTTTAATAAAATCCCAAAATGGTGTAATCTGTATTGAGAATAAACTTAAATCTTCACAGCATTCAAATCAATTAAATAGATATAAAGAATCTATTCAACAAAAATATGGTAATATAAATACAGACTTTTTCTTTTTAACTTTAATAGATGAAAAATCAAATAATGACAATTGGAAAAACATTAGCTACAATCAATTATTGAATTCACTACAGAAACTTAAAATACAAAATAACACTGACGGACTAATTTTATTGGAGTATATCAAAACACTTGAGAATTTTTCAATTATTATAGCTGACTTTCTTGAAACACCTTCTGATTTCATTAATGTATTTGATGATGGACACAAAACCAAACATCAAAAAAAGGAAGAAATTAAAAACCCAAAACAGCGATTTATAAGTGACAACCAACTTGAAACTATTTTTCAAAAAATGTATTTTAAAAAAGTGGCTGACTTATTAAACTTAACAGATTATTACA encodes:
- a CDS encoding PD-(D/E)XK nuclease family protein; this translates as MNRTFFEYLGIADMEKIHSQILQWILSKDNKSLTSNQKNEFISDFLNITNFEVSEIITEYEKIDILIKSQNGVICIENKLKSSQHSNQLNRYKESIQQKYGNINTDFFFLTLIDEKSNNDNWKNISYNQLLNSLQKLKIQNNTDGLILLEYIKTLENFSIIIADFLETPSDFINVFDDGHKTKHQKKEEIKNPKQRFISDNQLETIFQKMYFKKVADLLNLTDYYIVETHGNAILGVPIEKEILIDGKYFNFGFDYQKGTFKTMCISTDYENSKSTDIPSQIPELFEKIKHNQKYGYKRVNKPRTKAQHSLTKNNKNNIGIDIKQFAEIFKIEMNLSKELIQNEIIKNVC
- a CDS encoding PD-(D/E)XK nuclease family protein; this translates as MNRTFFEYLGIADMEKIHSQILQWILSKDNKSLTSNQKNEFISDFLNITNFEVSEIITEYEKIDILIKSQNGVICIENKLKSSQHSNQLNRYKESIQQKYGNINTDFFFLTLIDEKSNNDNWKNISYNQLLNSLQKLKIQNNTDGLILLEYIKTLENFSIIIADFLETPSDFINVFDDGHKTKHQKKEEIKNPKQRFISDNQLETIFQKMYFKKVADLLNLTDYYIVETHGNAILGVPIEKEILIDGKYFNFGFDYQKGTFKTMCISTDYENSKSTDIPSQIPELFEKIKHNQKYGYKRVNKPRTKAQHSLTKNNKNNIGIDIKQFAEIFKIEMNLSKELIQNEIIKNVC